Genomic window (Festucalex cinctus isolate MCC-2025b chromosome 7, RoL_Fcin_1.0, whole genome shotgun sequence):
GGCTCTTTCTTGCAGATAAGCTCGGATTCTACGCTACCCGGACTGGTACTTCTCATACCAGATGCTTTATCTGCAATGAGGTCATTTGGAGAGGGCAGTTGCTCTCTCTGCTCCCTCAGTGAAGGAGAGGGGGACTTTACCGACGAAGGGGGTCGGGCTCGCTCCACGCTCACCATCTTctcctccttttctttctttacagAAGCAGCTTTCCCTGTCACTTTCTCTACCAGCTCCTCCATGGCAGTGACATTGCTCCTGAGCGGAGTAGGAGAAGAAGGGCTCCGAGGCGAGTGGATGACTGAATTGGGGTCACTCACAAGCCCTCGAAGTCCACTGTTAAACATTGGCTGCATCTGGACACTCTGGACGGTGGGGGGCAGAACAGTAGTCGAGCTCTTTATAGCACCTTGCAGCTGATAAGCTGCATGAATGCTCGGATATCCACCCCAAGTTGGAGTGCCTGTCTGAGCCTTGCTAATGGCGCTTGACACTGTGTTTTCAAGCGATTTAAGAATATCTAGACCTTCTTTAGGAGTTTCCTCCAGATCTTCTTCTCGAAGATATTTATAAGATGTGGTGTCAGTCTCAACTTTCTCACCCGAGTCATCTCTCTCTTCCTTGATTTTTTTCTCCACTGGCTCCCCACTCTCAACTTTCTCATCCTCACTCACTTCCCTCTTTTCCTCTGAGCCTGAGGAGAGGGCAGGGGACACTGGCTGAGACTTAATACTACCAGGTACAGGGAGTCTGGTGGTGGTAGGCGGCAGTGGGATGGACTGAATCTTCTCTTCCACCACAGGATCAAACACCAGTTGTTTCCCCTTCTTGGATGCAGAATTTGTGACTTTCAAAAAGTGACCTGTGACCATCATGTGAGCAGTTAGCTGTTGCAGCGTATCATGAGAGCTACCACACTCCATGCATTTCAGGATCTGAGCTTTTCGTGCTTCAAACTGCCATGTGTAGCTGGCACCATTCTGGTAGCCGTACCGGTTGTTTGCTGTTACATAGGGATTAGCTGCTGATTTTGCATCTTTACTAATATCACCAATTGACAAATTGCCTCCCCCGCCACCAGTATGGACAGACTCTGGAGAGCAAGGGGAAATGATAGTATCTTGCATTGCTCGTTTTTTAGTGGATGAGTGTACCAGTTTAGTGGCCAAGGCTGGCACTGGTTCTTTGAGAGGCACTTTCTGGTAATGCTTGGTCTTGATCATATGAACGCTGAGATCCTGCAGAGATTCAAACGAGTGGCCACAGTACATGCACTTCAGCACCTTCTGAGCGTCCTCTTTGCCTTCCATCTCCATCAGGGAGCGTTTGCGGGGTTTGGACCAGCGCTTTCCCTGATCCTCCTCTTTGTCCTTGTTGTCATCTCGATAGTGGCCGGTCTCGTTCATATGAACTGTCAAACCGACCAGAGTGTCGTAGGCAGCGCTGCAATCTTTACAGCGGAATTTGCTTGCACCAGTGAATACGGAGCCATACAGCTTATTGTTTTGACGGTAGAGCTGCACTGTGCTGAAAAGGCTAGGCTCTGGCAAAAGATGGTAGGGGGTCTGCTGAAGAGTCTTCGCAAGTGCTGCCTGGTGCCAGTCATAGGCCACACCACTGCCGTTATTAGTCCCGCCACTGCTGCTCCCGCTGCTGCTGGTTGCATTGTGGATGCTACCAGAGCTAGCTGCTGTGCCATTCGTGTTAACAGTAGTGGTTCCAGTGTGGCTGACAGCGGTGCTGGAGCCCCTGCCGTTGTGATGACTGGTGACTATGTTGACCCCATTGCTCTTGTTTGTGGTCGTCGTCGTTGCTGTAGAAACCGGAGCAGAGGAGGCAGCTTCTGAAGTGCTGAGGGTACTGTTTACACTGGCAGCTACAGCAGACTTGGATTTCATGATATCCATTGTAATGCTGGACCAAGAGGCATCTGAAATGAGGTTTGCATAGACGGCTTTCATCTGAGCCAAGCTGTCTTGGAAAGATAGGCCATTGTTGGGCGAGAAGGGCAAGGGTGTACCTTCCTTCTCGTGACCGTCTCGAGAGGAGGTACTTTTAAAGTCTGTAAGTCTGTCACTGGCGTCGCTAAGCGGGGACCCATAGCCGGCATCGGGGTTGGTGCCATTGCTGAGGGGAGAGTCTCTGTAACTAGGTGCTTGGCCTCCTTCtacatcctcctcttcctcgttgCACAGAAATTCAGTGTCCTGACCGTCTAATGAGAGGCCGTCATCCTGGAggtgctcttcctcctcttgaGCGGGCACCTTAAGTTCATCTTCAGGCATGTATGCTGTAGCACAGACAGAAGACACAGATTGGAGAAATGAAATTAGATAAGAATAGTGAAACTAAATCGTACATTAAGACCGTATCAAACGTCTGCGAATGTTTGCGACGGCATGGCATGGCTGCGTGGCAGAGGGTCCGATCCCTGGCCGTTTTGACCATGTAGACATGACCTTGAGCAACATACCGAACCCCCAGTTCTTCCTGTTGCTGCATTCTCAGTAGGTGAATGCAAAGTCAGTGTGAAGCTCTTTGAGTGCCTTAATAGGTTCAAAAGCGCTACACAAGCAAAAGATCATTTATTTATGATGGTAACCAATGCTGATTTCatgtcagggttcgttcaaggctGCAAAGACGTTCACCAACAGTTTTTGTTGTCGCAAGGAAGTTTTGAAGTTTGCGAACATGAATGAGCCCTGATGAAAAATCAATATCCACTACCCTCGCTAACACTCGCAAACGTTTGCCGCTGAGTGGGGTACGGGCTTTAACACTgtgacaaaaatacacaaatctaacactaaatggaaaatgtagcccTTTTAATATGAACCGCTGCAATTGTACGTCTGTGTCTCCATGTATGCATGCATGACTTTGTATTTTACACACATGTGGTTCTGAAAGCGTGTGGTGAAAAAAGCCTCAGAGGGGAAATATAAATCACCGCGCTTCTGACAGTTGTCCTTTTCCTACCCAACTCCCTATTCCTTCACACATGCCTCATGTTTCCCGGGAAATGACTGGCTGTTTGACCTTGTTAGTCAGCTGCATGCTTGGATATCCAACTCCCTTTTTTACTCTTTGTTTTTCTATCCTCTAAGCTTTATTGCCTCTCAATCATCCAGTCCATGAAGTTCAACTCCTCAAATGTTAAGATTATGCAACTGATCTGgtgagaggagaaaaaaaaaacactaattggAAGGTACTGCAGCTTTTCCTAACCCAGTCAACCAAGCTAAAGGTCACTCCCATTTGAGATAATAAGCACAGAAACTGACAAAACAATGTTATTTGGAATCAGACTGCTGCTCGTGATTGTTAAGAAGAGTGTGGGGCAGACTGGCAATACATTGTAAAAATGAGCAAATATTCAAGTACATAAGCTAGCGGGCAGGGgcaaaaagcacactgcaagcaaCATCAAGAATGACATTAAATGGTTTGCGGAAAACGTGAATGAAAAGTAGACACGGGGAGCGAAGAAGTAGTAAGCATGAGGTGTTGGGTTTTCTTGGCGAGAAGGGGGAGTAAGTAGAAacgggagaaagaaaaaaagagagagggtgAGAGCGGCAGGGAGACAGGAAAGACAGCCCCCTAGCTTCTTCCTTTATCTCCTTCCTGCATGGTGAGATGTGTGTCCTAGATGCCAGTATCAATCTTTCCTGATGAAACAGATGTGCTGTCAGCTTCAAACGGCACGCTAACCTGTCATATCATAATCTAAGTGGACATAATACCTGATATATATACACTGGCACCATTTACTGCTGCCTGAGAGGAGatgggtggatgaggtgggggtaGTGAGCAGCTGCACCATGCTCTGTGACTATGTGATGATGTGCATTTGAGCGCATCGGTTTGGGAATGCACGTTAGCCCGCATGCTCACCTTCACAAATGCAGCGCATACTTAGCTGCTCTTACAGTGCAAACGAGACTCCAACCATAATATTGTCTATAAATCGAGAGTGTTCTGTGTGCTGCTGATACACCCTTCTCCAAATGAGCaacttacccccccccccccaaatgccTGACAGGATTTCAGTGAAATGAGAGCACTACAGGAGAACCTGGCTGCGCTTCAATCCCACTGACAGACTGAGACTGAGACAGTTTCTAAAACTCCTGAAAATCCCTAACACAGCAGATTAGCATTATGTGATGTACTCTCTACAACACATCTGCAGAGTGTCTCCTGTTCGGGTGCCTTCCCGCACCAACCTGCTTCCAGAGCATGAGGATGTCAATGCATATCAGCCATTTAATATACAATGCCTCCTGCAGAATGGCTAGCCATTCATCGCCAGTCCCATTGTACAGTAGGAATAACCTAGCTGAGTCATTCATGTCAGCTGCAGTCCCAAAATAGCTAAAAACCCAATAGTTGGAAATATAGAAATCATATTGTggaaaagagaaagagaaaaatatGTGGATGAGTGACAAAACACAGACTGCAATAAGGAGGGGCTTCGAGCGATGAGCAGGTCGCCAGGGAACCCTTTGACGATCCCTGTCAATCAATTTCTGTCCTGCCATGTTGTCATGGAAACAACAAAGAGGGAGCTATCAAAAGCACCGAGACAAAAGAGTGGCAGAGAGACATCTGTAAAAATCATAGGCAGTATCCAGATTGTTTTGCAAACCATAAATGTATATTAGTGATGAAACGCGGTTAAAGTtagcctgaaataaatgatctCTGCTTCGCATTTGAAATGCTCATCTGACAGGATGTTAAAATCTGAATTGGCAATGAGGaggtaaaaatattaagagctaCACATCAAACGTGCCGTTTCAATCACTGCTATTTGAAGATGTGTGATTTGTAACTTGCAATCATATTAAACCCCTTCCTTCGGCCCCCACCGTGCATTTGTGTCCCGGACGCACATATGCAATGTCACAGCAGTAGGAAGGGGCGGGCTACGGGTGGGCAGGGGCTGGCATCCCTGGCGGTTTGGGTTGCAGAGAGGGTGATGGCTGTGAGCAGGGCCATCTGCATGGGCACCAAAGCGCTTGTCACTTTTGCTTGGGAACGTGCCGCCATCAAGGAGACAGGCGGCAGCGTGGCCAGGAGAGTGCCACAACTCACTGTCACAAACTGCAGCGATCAAGCCCCGCCACCAGCCACTCTCGCAACAACAGCGACATATTAGCATCTCAGTGTATCACTCGTTTACCGTCTCTGCATATGGTTCATACGTGCTTACTGACGCGAGATATCAAGTATGTTGAGCAGACTTTACACCGATATGTTCGACTGGATCGAGATCGGCcgacattttgcattttatgcaaaatcaaTGTTCCACTCCTATGTCATAATTGACAGtcaatcaatgacatcattggtCGGAGCCACGAAAAAAGACATTACAGCACAACCTCGTTCACTTCAGGGTTGTTCTGTGCTGCCATGGTGTATATGTGAGCCTGAGCTAATCTATTTTAGCATTGTCTCATGTTGTGGGAGCGGAAAAAGCGTTTGCATTGAGAGGTGGAAGTTCTGCCTCCACGCCTTCAACCATCCCAACACAAACTAAtagtatttgtgtattttttgaaCTGATAAAAAgtctgaaaatgtaaaaacaaaacaaaacaaaaataacagttacagtatgttatttatttaatgttaacATCTCTTTAATTCATTGGATATTTGTTTGAGGTGAGTACCATTGATCTGTTGAAATCTAATTATGAAGACTGCAGAATTTAATACCATGTTTAGTTTGAGTCTCTATCCATTAATTTTAAAACCTAGCAGAAAAAACTAAGGAATGTGCAACATTGATTGACAATATTTTTGCGAATGTAGATAATGGGAAGAAGAAAAGTGGATTATTAGTGACTGATGTAAGTGACCATTTACAGTTTTTGCCTTGTTAGAAAAGGATGATAACATAAAAAATGGAAGGACAGACTCATAAGTTAAGCAGAGTAAAATCACCAGAAACAATTATGGCTTTGAAGGCAGAACTTATGAATCATGACTGGCAAGAAGTTTATGGAGAGGACACGAACGACTCATACAATGCATttttagaaacattttttttttttaccatgtatgACACTGTCCAATCAAGGAAtttggaggggggaaaaaaagataaagagGGGGAAACTATAGTAAACAAATGCTTTCGAAAaacttgtaaaaagaaaaatgggtgATACAAGGAATttatgaaatcaaatcaaactatttatatagcacctttcatacattaaaatgcaactcaagatgctaaacaattaaaacatcaataatacaataaaaagaaaaacccacTTCTCCCTCcaatatccccatgatcgtacccacaaacacacacacgcaaaccgcaacatggcggggcacagagaaaccctgtgaggaaaagcacccaggaggagctcatccacactgagaggaaTGACGGCCAACCACCACAAGGAGCAATGTCATCCCAGAGACCACTGGCCCGGATTGACCGCGACTAATCGAACTAAGGAAAAACATATCTGTATAAGAAATATAAATTTAGACTGACATCTATTTTGAAACAGCAAAGGAAGATTATGACCAGTTATTTcaaagattaaaaaacaaaacaaaacaacaacaacaacaaaacatcagGGTTACTTTGAGAATTCAAAATGAGCTGATTAAATGGTCAAAATCAAGGCTTTCCAACATATATTGTTAAACAAACCGTTTGATATGGAGAAGATTGTTCGctaattcagtttttttttttttttttttttgttaatgtagGCCCAAATTTGGCAAGAGGGATTGACCTGACAAGAGATGAACTTATAAAGTTTGATTGTGCTTTGAATAAGTGCAATTCCATGTTTCTTGGAGGCATTCGTTCGAGTGATGTGTTAGAAAGTTTaagaacagagaaaaaaaaatcaatttctaCTGATCTTGACGTCACTCATTAAAGAAGTAATTAACTGTTTTGAGCTATTTCCTTAAGTATGCAACTAAATCCTTTTCAACAGGTATTTTTCCTGattaatgaaaatagcaaaattgaagcaaaaacaaaaaacgtgtttgaaatgtgtaaggtaaggaccaacataaaaaaataaaataaataaataaatacaaataaaacaaaaacaaaaaaacaaaacaaaacacgtgtTTCAATTTTGGGTGTAAAATTGGGGAATTGACTTGAAGTTGAAGTTGTGTACTTCTCTGTTGGggtttaagaaaaacataaaatataaaataatttaacgcTTATAGTGATAAAATGTCAATTATACATGGGTTTTTGCTATGTAGAGTAAATATCAAAGTTGTTTAAAGAGATTCAATTTGTCATCTTCTGATCAGTTggtgattgtttgtttttttgttttttttcaaacttgctGATCAACCCCACATATCTTGATCATGTAAATCCTAATGTGAAGTACTAAAAACGTTTAGTAGCACCTCTGGATTTTATAAAGGACCCCTTGAAAAACATAATGCACAAATGGATTGACACACTCTAAAGCTTTAAAGTTGGTTCTCATGTCCCCTGGTGTAAAGGTGTAAAATATTGAACAAAGCCTAAATGGCTATAAGAGGATAGAAGATGAAAGTGTGGCTTTTCTCAACTgcctaattttattattattctaattattactagggctgtcaaagttaaagcgttaatagattaattaatcacaaaaaattatcgcattaatcattgtattaccacagat
Coding sequences:
- the tshz1 gene encoding teashirt homolog 1, with the translated sequence MPRRKQQEPRRSAAYMPEDELKVPAQEEEEHLQDDGLSLDGQDTEFLCNEEEEDVEGGQAPSYRDSPLSNGTNPDAGYGSPLSDASDRLTDFKSTSSRDGHEKEGTPLPFSPNNGLSFQDSLAQMKAVYANLISDASWSSITMDIMKSKSAVAASVNSTLSTSEAASSAPVSTATTTTTNKSNGVNIVTSHHNGRGSSTAVSHTGTTTVNTNGTAASSGSIHNATSSSGSSSGGTNNGSGVAYDWHQAALAKTLQQTPYHLLPEPSLFSTVQLYRQNNKLYGSVFTGASKFRCKDCSAAYDTLVGLTVHMNETGHYRDDNKDKEEDQGKRWSKPRKRSLMEMEGKEDAQKVLKCMYCGHSFESLQDLSVHMIKTKHYQKVPLKEPVPALATKLVHSSTKKRAMQDTIISPCSPESVHTGGGGGNLSIGDISKDAKSAANPYVTANNRYGYQNGASYTWQFEARKAQILKCMECGSSHDTLQQLTAHMMVTGHFLKVTNSASKKGKQLVFDPVVEEKIQSIPLPPTTTRLPVPGSIKSQPVSPALSSGSEEKREVSEDEKVESGEPVEKKIKEERDDSGEKVETDTTSYKYLREEDLEETPKEGLDILKSLENTVSSAISKAQTGTPTWGGYPSIHAAYQLQGAIKSSTTVLPPTVQSVQMQPMFNSGLRGLVSDPNSVIHSPRSPSSPTPLRSNVTAMEELVEKVTGKAASVKKEKEEKMVSVERARPPSSVKSPSPSLREQREQLPSPNDLIADKASGMRSTSPGSVESELICKKEPKESLVDVYNISKTGPEACQSPVTNGNSLGIITDHSPESPFVNPLSALQSIMNTHLGKASKAVSPAADPLSMLYKISNSMMDKPAFNPTPQGKTVEPINHFPLYENNDQPIDLSKNKSKTTNNSKSNNNNSSSVVNNIVNGNKPILSMPETVSPLRENALMDISDMVKNLTGRLTPKSSTPSSISEKSDADCSAFEDALEDLSPVQKRKGRQSNWNPQHLLILQAQFASSLRETPEGRYAMTDLGPQERVHICKFTGLSMTTISHWLANVKYQLRRTGGTKFLKNMDSCQPVFLCGDCASQFRTPSSYISHLESHLGFSLKDLSKLSTEHLREQQAASKVITDKMTFGSSLSALTTPEDDIGSVYQCRLCNRTFVSKHAVKLHLSKTHGKSPEDHLVFVTALEKLEKLDKMESV